ACGCGCATGCCGTCGCGGTCCGACTCGTCGCGCAGGTCGGAGATGCCCTCGATCTGCCCCCCGCGCACGAGATGGGCGATCTTCTCGACCAGGTTCGCCTTGTTCACCTGGTACGGCAGCTCGCTGATGACGATCCGCGCGCGGCCCTTGGCGTCCTCGTCGATCTCCGTGCGCCCGCGCACCACCACGCGGCCGCGACCGCTGTTCATGTAGTCGACGATGCCGCGCCGCCCCTGGATGATGCCGCCGGTCGGGAAGTCCGGCCCCGACACGTACCCCATCAGGCCGTCGACTCCGATCTCCGGGTCGTCGAGCAGGGCGATCAGGCCGCCGCAGATCTCGGTCAGGTTGTGGGGCGGGATCTTGGTGGCCATGCCGACCGCGATGCCGTCGGCGCCGTTGACCAGCAGGTTGGGGATCGCCGAGGGCATCACCGCGGGCATGGTCCGCGAACCGTCGTAGTTGGGCACGTAGTCGACGGTGTCCTTGTCGATGTCGCGCAGGATCTCGGTGGCGAAGCGCGTCATGCGGGCCTCGGTGTACCTCTCCGCCGCCGCCGCGTCGCCGTCCACCGAGCCGAAGTTCCCCTGTCCGTCGACGAGCGGGTAGCGCAGGCTGAAGTCCTGCGCCATGCGCACCAGCGTGTCGTAGACCGCCGTGGTGCCGTGCGGGTGGTAGTTGCCCGTGGTGTCGCCGGTGATCTTGGCCGACTTGCGGTACGGCTTGCCGGGCTGGAGGTTCAGGTCGTTCATGGCCGTAAGTACGCGCCGGTGCACGGGCTTCAGTCCGTCGCGCACGTCCGGCAGCGCGCGCGAGATTATCACGCTCATGGAGTATTCGAGGTACGACTGCTCCATCTTCTCGTTGATGTCGACGTCGACCACGGTGCCGATGTTCTTGTCCGCCATTTTCCTCGCTCCTGCAATGCCTGCGGTTCCGGGCTAGATGTCCAGGTCTTCGTAGCGGACCAGGTGCGCGTTCTCCTCGATGAAGCGACGGCGCGGTTCGACCTCGTCGCCCATGAGCTTCGTGAAGACGTGGTCCGCCGTGGCGGCGTCCTCGATGTTCACCCGGGTCAGCGTGCGCCGCTCCGGATCCATGGTCGTCTCCCACAGCTGCCCGGGGTTCATCTCGCCGAGTCCCTTGTACCGCTGCACGTAGACGCCCTTGCCGCCCAGCTCCTCCACGTGCCGATCCTTCTGGTCGTCGGTGTAGCAATAGTGCTCCACGTTGCCCTTCTTGACGCGGTACAGCGGCGGTTCGGCGATGTAGACGTGCCCGGCCTCGATCACCTCGCGGAAGTAGCGGAAGAAGAGCGTGAGCACGAGCGTGCGGATGTGGGAGCCGTCCACGTCGGCGTCGGTCATGATGATGATGCGGTGGTAGCGCAGCTTCTCGATGTCGAAGATGCCCGCGCCGACGCCCGCGCCCAGCGCGGTGATCACGGTCCGCACCTCGTCGTTGCCGAGTATCTTGTCGAGGCGCGCCTTCTCCACGTTGAGGATCTTGCCCTTGAGCGGCAGGATGGCCTGGAAGCTCCGGTCGCGGCCCTGCTTGGCCGAGCCGCCGGCGGAATCGCCCTCCACCAGGTAGATCTCGCATTCCTCTGGATTGGTGTTGGAGCAGTCGGCGAGCTTGCCGGGCAGCGCGGCCGAATCGAGCGCCGACTTGCGGCGCGTCAGGTCGCGGGCGCGGCGCGCCGCCTCGCGCGCCTGGGCGGCGCCGACGCATTTGTTGACCACCTTCTTGGCGACGCCCGGGTTCTCCTCCAGGTACTGGCTCAGCGCCGCGTTGACGAGCTGTTCCACCTGTCCCTTCACCTCGGCGTTGCCGAGCTTGGTCTTGGTCTGGCCCTCGAACTGCGGCTCGGGGATCTTCACCGAGACCACCGCCGTCAGGCCCTCGCGCACGTCGTCGCCGCTGAGGCCCTTGAGCTCCTTCTTGAAGAGGTTCTCCTTCTGGGCGTAGGCGTTGATGGTGCGCGTCAGGCCGGCCCGGAAGCCGGAAAGGTGGGTGCCGCCCTCGTGGGTGGGGATGTTGTTGGCGAAGGTGAAGAGGTTCTCGGCGTAGCCGTCGTTGTAGTCCATCGCGATCTCGACCTGGACGCCGTCCTTCTCGCCCTCGAAGTAGACGGGATCCCCGCACAGGGCGTTCTTGTTCTCGTTGAGCCACTGCACGTACTCGACGATGCCGCCCTCGTAGCGGAACGCCTCCTCGCGCTGCCTGCCCTCGCGCTCGTCCACGATGGAGATGTCCAGCCCCTTGTTCAGGAAGGCCAGCTCGCGCATGCGCGTCTTGAGGGTGTCGAACAGGTAGGTGGTGTCGGGAAAGATCACGGGATCCGGGTGGAAGGTGATCGTGGTGCCGTTGTCCCCTCCGGGGTTGACGGCGACGGGCTCCACTGGGCCGGTGGGCGCGCCGCGCACGTACTCCTGCACGTAGACCTTTCCGTCGCGCCGCACCTCGGCCCTGAGGGAGACGGACAGCGCGTTCACGCAGCTCACGCCCACGCCGTGCAGGCCGCCCGAGACCTTGTAGCTGCCCTTGTCGAACTTGCCGCCCGCGTGCAGGCTGGTCATGACGACCTCGAGGGCCGGCTTGCCCTCGGTGGCGTGCATGTCCACGGGGATGCCGCGGCCGTCGTCGATCACGCGGATGCCGCCGTCGGCGAGGATGGTGACGACGATCTCGTGGCAGAAGCCGGCGAGCGCCTCGTCGATGGAGTTGTCCACCACCTCGTAGACCAGGTGGTGCAAGCCGCGCGCCCCGGTGTCGCCGATGTACATGGCGGGACGCTTGCGGACGGCTTCGAGGCCCTTGAGTACCTGTATGCCGTCGGCCGTGTATTCCTGTGCTGCGCTCATCGTAACTTCCTTATCCGTGTTGAAAGCGCCGGGGCTTCCCTGCTCCGGCGTGACCGTCTTCCGGCGTTGACGTGCGGGCTTCATCGGGTCCCTCCGCGTCGCCAGCGGATCTCGCGCACGGTGCCCTCGCCATGGCGCGCGTTGTACTTCTCGATGATGGCGGGAAAGAGCAGGGAGAGCTCGTGCCGCCAGGCTGCGTGATCGGCTGCGATGGTCAGCACTCCGTCCGCGATGTCCTCCGCGCGCGTGTGCGCGGCCGCCTTGTCGCCCACGATCGCCGCCCACGCCTCGAGCACGGATCGTTCCCGCGCCCGGGCCGCGAGTCCCGTGCTGTCGAGTACGGACCCGATGATCGCGTCCACGCGCTCGGGCCTCGACTTGTGGCGTTCATCGTTCATCGCTCAGCTTCGATCCTTCCGGCGCGAATCGTCCATCTCCTCGTTTGACCGGGATACCACTCCTGAACGTCTTCGGCTCGTGCGGTCGCGATGAAGATCTGATGGTCGCGTGCGGTCATGTCCTGGAGCCGCCGGGAGCGCTTCCTGTCCAGCTCGCTGAAGATGTCGTCGAAAAAGAGAACGGGCCTTGTCCGGCGTTTCCGGAAGACCAGTTCGCCCTGGGCGAGCTTCAGGGCGATCGCCGCGGAACGGGTCTCGCCCTGCGATCCGAAATCCCTCAGACGCATCCCTTCGAGCTGGATTTCTACATCGTCGGTATGGGGCCCAGCGAGGCTGCGTCCCCGCTTGATCTCATCCTCTATAATATAATCAAAAACACGTAAGATTTCCGCCTTTAAATCGGCTTCGGAGAGGTCTTTTTGGTCTATATCAACCCCTTGGGAATAAACGAGTTGCAGGCGGGAATCCCCACCCGTGAATTCCCCGTGGACCTGCGTCGCCACCGAGGTCAATTCCCGTACGTAGAGAGCCCTCCGGGAGAGCAGGGGAACGGCGTGTTCGGCCATCTCCCGGTTCCAGATTTCCAGGTCCGAGCGCAGTCGCGGATCGGGACGGTAGCCGCCCCTCATGTCGCGCAGCAGGCGCATCTTGTGACGCAGCGCGCGGCGGTAGCAGCGGAGGTGATGGAGGTACTCGCGGTCGAGACCGCTCAGGCCGGCGTCCAGGAAGCGGCGCCTGTTGTCGGGCCCCCCGCGCACCAGTTCGACCGTCTGCGGGTCGTAGACGACCGTGGCGAGACGTCCCACCAAGTGATGCTTGCGGCGCAGCGCCTCGCCGTCGACGCGGAAACGGCGGCCGCCGTCGCGCTGCAGGGCGAACTCGAAGATCTGCGCGGCGTCGTCCTCTGCGGCCGCCTCGATCCTGGCCTGCGCCGTCTCCCGCCCGAAGGCTATGAGTTCCCTGTCCGGCGAACCGCGATACGAGCGGCCGAGCGCGGGGTAGTTCAGCGCCTCGAGCAGGTTGCTCTTGCCCTGCCCGTTGCCGCCCACGAAGATGTTCACGCCGGGGGAAAAACCGAGCTGGACCTCCGCCAGGTTGCGGAAGCCCAGCAGACTTGCCTCGCGCAGTCTCATGTGGCCGGCTAGTCCGTGGTCAGGCGCAGGGGCATCAGCAGGCAGAGCAGATCGTCGCCGTCGTCCCCCGTGCCGGCGGGCGAGACCAGCGCCGCGCTCTGGGGATCCTTCATGGACAGCTCCACCGAGTCCGCGTCGATGTTCTTCAGGACGTCGAGCAGGTAGTTGTAGTTGAACCCGATCTCCATGGCGTCGCCATCGTAGGCGACCGGCAATTCGTCCTCGGCCCTGCTGCCGTCGGTGCCGGTGGCGCTCAACTCGAGACGTCCATCCTCGATGCCCAGCCGGATCTGGCTCGTGACGCGGTCCGCGGTGATCGACACGCGCCGCACCGCGTTGATGAAGGCCTCGCGATCGATGGTCATGGTCATGCTGTTCGACTTGGGAATGACCGCCGTGTAGTCGGGGAACGGCCCTTCCAGCAGGCGCGTGTGGAGGATCGTCTCGCCGATGTGGAAGCTGAGCTGGTTTTCGGTGAAGAAGACCTCGGATTTCTCCACCCCTTCGGCCAGGCGCGCGAACTGCAGGAGGCCCTGGGTGTCGGTGATCAGGGTCGCGACGTCCTTGATGCCCCAGTCGGCCTTGCGCACGATGCGGGCCAGGCGGTGCGCGTCGGTCGCCACCATGGTTAAGGACGTGGGTTTGAGCTCCCAGAGAATGCCCATCAGGGCGGGACGCGTTTCGTCGCGCGATACGGCGTAGGCCGTGGATTTGATCATGCGGACCAGGACGCCCGTCTCCACCTCCAGACCCTTGTTCCCGTCCAGGACCGGCAGCGCGGGAAACTCGTCCGCGTTCATGCTCGATTCGCTGAGGCTGGCCTTGCCGGATACGACGCTCACGCGTCCGTCCTTCTCCGAAACCTCGACCTCGCCAGACGAGAGGCTGCGCACGAAAGAGACGAATTTCGCCGCCGGTACGGCCATCCGGCCGCCGCGTTTCACGTTCACGTTGCCCTTGCCGGTCATCACCGACATGTCGAGGTTTGTCGCCGAGACGGTCAGCTTGTCATCCTCGGCTTCGAGCAGGACGCAGGTCAGGATCGGCATGGTCGTCTTGCCCGGAACCACGTTGGCGACGATGCCC
This DNA window, taken from bacterium, encodes the following:
- the gyrB gene encoding DNA topoisomerase (ATP-hydrolyzing) subunit B, translating into MSAAQEYTADGIQVLKGLEAVRKRPAMYIGDTGARGLHHLVYEVVDNSIDEALAGFCHEIVVTILADGGIRVIDDGRGIPVDMHATEGKPALEVVMTSLHAGGKFDKGSYKVSGGLHGVGVSCVNALSVSLRAEVRRDGKVYVQEYVRGAPTGPVEPVAVNPGGDNGTTITFHPDPVIFPDTTYLFDTLKTRMRELAFLNKGLDISIVDEREGRQREEAFRYEGGIVEYVQWLNENKNALCGDPVYFEGEKDGVQVEIAMDYNDGYAENLFTFANNIPTHEGGTHLSGFRAGLTRTINAYAQKENLFKKELKGLSGDDVREGLTAVVSVKIPEPQFEGQTKTKLGNAEVKGQVEQLVNAALSQYLEENPGVAKKVVNKCVGAAQAREAARRARDLTRRKSALDSAALPGKLADCSNTNPEECEIYLVEGDSAGGSAKQGRDRSFQAILPLKGKILNVEKARLDKILGNDEVRTVITALGAGVGAGIFDIEKLRYHRIIIMTDADVDGSHIRTLVLTLFFRYFREVIEAGHVYIAEPPLYRVKKGNVEHYCYTDDQKDRHVEELGGKGVYVQRYKGLGEMNPGQLWETTMDPERRTLTRVNIEDAATADHVFTKLMGDEVEPRRRFIEENAHLVRYEDLDI
- a CDS encoding DUF721 domain-containing protein, translated to MNDERHKSRPERVDAIIGSVLDSTGLAARARERSVLEAWAAIVGDKAAAHTRAEDIADGVLTIAADHAAWRHELSLLFPAIIEKYNARHGEGTVREIRWRRGGTR
- the recF gene encoding DNA replication and repair protein RecF (All proteins in this family for which functions are known are DNA-binding proteins that assist the filamentation of RecA onto DNA for the initiation of recombination or recombinational repair.); translation: MRLREASLLGFRNLAEVQLGFSPGVNIFVGGNGQGKSNLLEALNYPALGRSYRGSPDRELIAFGRETAQARIEAAAEDDAAQIFEFALQRDGGRRFRVDGEALRRKHHLVGRLATVVYDPQTVELVRGGPDNRRRFLDAGLSGLDREYLHHLRCYRRALRHKMRLLRDMRGGYRPDPRLRSDLEIWNREMAEHAVPLLSRRALYVRELTSVATQVHGEFTGGDSRLQLVYSQGVDIDQKDLSEADLKAEILRVFDYIIEDEIKRGRSLAGPHTDDVEIQLEGMRLRDFGSQGETRSAAIALKLAQGELVFRKRRTRPVLFFDDIFSELDRKRSRRLQDMTARDHQIFIATARAEDVQEWYPGQTRRWTIRAGRIEAER
- the dnaN gene encoding DNA polymerase III subunit beta, whose protein sequence is MKFKIQQADLQNALGIVANVVPGKTTMPILTCVLLEAEDDKLTVSATNLDMSVMTGKGNVNVKRGGRMAVPAAKFVSFVRSLSSGEVEVSEKDGRVSVVSGKASLSESSMNADEFPALPVLDGNKGLEVETGVLVRMIKSTAYAVSRDETRPALMGILWELKPTSLTMVATDAHRLARIVRKADWGIKDVATLITDTQGLLQFARLAEGVEKSEVFFTENQLSFHIGETILHTRLLEGPFPDYTAVIPKSNSMTMTIDREAFINAVRRVSITADRVTSQIRLGIEDGRLELSATGTDGSRAEDELPVAYDGDAMEIGFNYNYLLDVLKNIDADSVELSMKDPQSAALVSPAGTGDDGDDLLCLLMPLRLTTD